In one window of Leptospira sp. WS92.C1 DNA:
- the recG gene encoding ATP-dependent DNA helicase RecG produces the protein MKNSASKTENTNGVSGLLSPVTVIKGIGPAKANALASIGINTLQDLLNFFPRRHLDRNLTDNVLLKAGEAVTLIVEVVDAYLAHGKKSRLVVGAKTRNNERISIVFFRGVNFFQRIFQPGTTLVATGKLEYFRGFQLIHPDYEILTSAIKPTYAIHSSAKKIETETAPEEELAELPGMIHAGRIIPLYPSGESLKSEGLDSRGFRKILYLALEKLKGRIPEILPKEIVKKRGLISREESYREIHFPTDEESLNKARYRLKYEELFYFNLLIEHKKKEREKIKRILWPLPESKTATQVRNNLPFQLTDDQNSALRKIQELTAKEQPTAVLLQGDVGSGKTLVALLTALRYLENHIQVCMVAPTEILARQHYQTILGFLGNMPFLGIELLVGKEPKKNRYEKLYRIKKGDTLFVIGTHSVFQEDVAFLDLGLVIIDEQHKFGVDQREALRSKGKNPDILAMTATPIPRTLCLTLYGDLDLLTIKTKPKGRMPIQTKWFQEDRREGVYKSIRKYVSSGRQCYIVYPLVEESEKVDLKSCIEAYEQLKHEIFPEFQVGLVHGKMDTEEKDRVMKEFSKNRIQILVSTTVIEVGIDVPNSTVMVIEHADRFGISQLHQLRGRVGRGDQESFCILMTDSKVTDDARVRLDAMVNLSDGFALSEIDLQLRGPGELLGVRQSGLPDFKIVDLREDSKLIELTRDDAALLGDPGDLEKEEIRGRFSEGRLLFSN, from the coding sequence ATGAAGAACTCGGCCTCTAAAACTGAAAATACAAACGGAGTCTCCGGACTTCTATCTCCGGTCACAGTGATCAAAGGAATCGGTCCTGCCAAGGCGAACGCTCTTGCGTCCATTGGAATCAACACGCTCCAAGATCTTTTAAACTTTTTTCCGAGAAGACATTTGGATCGCAATCTTACTGACAACGTTTTATTAAAAGCCGGAGAAGCCGTAACTCTCATCGTGGAAGTCGTGGACGCATATCTCGCGCATGGAAAAAAATCCAGACTCGTGGTCGGAGCCAAAACCAGAAACAACGAAAGAATCTCGATCGTATTCTTCCGAGGAGTCAATTTCTTTCAGAGAATTTTTCAACCCGGAACGACGCTGGTCGCAACAGGAAAATTGGAATACTTCCGAGGATTTCAACTCATTCATCCGGATTATGAAATTCTAACCAGCGCGATCAAACCGACGTATGCAATCCATTCCTCCGCGAAAAAAATAGAAACAGAAACCGCACCCGAAGAAGAATTGGCCGAACTTCCAGGAATGATTCATGCAGGAAGAATCATTCCTCTTTATCCGTCGGGAGAATCGTTGAAATCGGAAGGATTGGATTCCAGAGGGTTTCGCAAGATTCTCTATCTTGCATTGGAAAAGTTGAAAGGAAGAATTCCGGAAATTCTCCCCAAAGAGATCGTAAAAAAAAGAGGTTTGATTTCAAGAGAGGAATCTTATCGTGAAATTCATTTTCCAACGGATGAAGAATCCCTAAATAAAGCAAGATACAGACTCAAATACGAGGAATTATTTTATTTCAACCTGCTCATCGAACACAAAAAAAAAGAAAGAGAAAAAATCAAACGGATTCTCTGGCCCCTACCCGAATCCAAAACCGCGACACAAGTGAGAAACAATCTCCCGTTTCAATTGACGGACGATCAAAATTCCGCACTCCGCAAGATTCAGGAACTTACCGCAAAGGAACAACCGACCGCGGTTTTATTACAAGGCGACGTCGGTTCCGGAAAAACGTTAGTCGCTCTTTTGACCGCTCTTCGATATCTCGAAAATCACATTCAAGTTTGTATGGTTGCTCCTACGGAAATTTTGGCGAGACAACACTATCAAACCATTCTCGGTTTTTTGGGAAATATGCCCTTTCTCGGGATCGAACTCCTCGTGGGTAAGGAACCAAAAAAAAACCGATACGAAAAACTTTACAGAATCAAAAAAGGGGACACGTTATTCGTCATTGGAACCCACAGTGTGTTTCAAGAAGACGTTGCGTTTTTGGATCTGGGTCTGGTGATCATAGACGAACAACACAAGTTTGGCGTGGACCAAAGAGAGGCTCTTCGTTCCAAGGGAAAAAATCCGGATATTCTCGCGATGACCGCAACTCCCATACCCAGAACTCTTTGTCTTACTCTCTATGGAGATTTGGATCTTCTTACGATCAAAACCAAACCTAAGGGAAGAATGCCGATTCAAACAAAATGGTTTCAGGAAGATCGGAGAGAAGGCGTCTACAAATCGATCCGCAAATATGTTTCTTCCGGAAGACAGTGTTATATCGTATATCCTTTGGTCGAAGAATCGGAGAAGGTCGATCTCAAATCTTGTATCGAAGCCTACGAACAACTCAAACACGAAATATTTCCCGAATTTCAAGTCGGCTTGGTTCACGGGAAAATGGACACGGAAGAAAAAGACAGGGTAATGAAAGAATTTTCCAAAAATAGAATTCAAATTCTCGTGTCCACAACCGTGATCGAAGTAGGAATCGATGTTCCGAATTCTACGGTCATGGTGATCGAACACGCGGATCGTTTCGGAATTTCTCAGCTTCATCAGTTGAGAGGAAGGGTCGGTCGAGGAGATCAGGAAAGTTTTTGTATTTTGATGACGGATTCAAAAGTGACCGACGACGCAAGAGTGAGACTCGATGCGATGGTAAATCTCTCCGACGGTTTCGCGTTATCCGAAATCGATCTTCAATTGCGTGGTCCCGGTGAATTATTGGGAGTTCGTCAGAGCGGGCTTCCCGACTTTAAAATCGTAGACTTAAGAGAAGATTCTAAACTGATCGAATTGACAAGAGACGACGCCGCCTTGCTGGGAGATCCGGGCGATTTAGAAAAGGAGGAAATTCGGGGAAGATTTAGCGAGGGCCGATTGTTATTTTCAAATTGA
- a CDS encoding metallophosphoesterase — MKIIYLTDIHDGLRGLKEILQQTQADLYLFSGDIIYKAFFSTDRIIEFCTIQEEMYRISKDQREEINAYDYATRAIRFPEKYSVDIVEKSKEYRTLFHQAAKTMKEKYELIEIIIQKYSTAPVRVLPGNYDIDLQYSALYERDIHRKTFEQDGYKFAGYGGAPILTSGIPEKLAVKFHEYSRNGKSYSEPEDFFKEEQPDIVVIHNPPYGFLDKIPNYGNVGSQGIRRYLDDYSPALVVSGHVHEDQGVIKKGKTVFLNPSNFGAVDSVFGFQPGGFYSEIFLENGLVETVKLNRLVDHKIRLLMDVDCTGRIPVVRFVSQDSEVSAEDFVRI, encoded by the coding sequence ATGAAAATCATTTATCTCACAGATATTCACGATGGTCTTCGAGGCTTGAAGGAAATTCTCCAACAAACCCAAGCGGATCTTTATCTATTCTCGGGAGATATCATTTATAAGGCTTTCTTTAGTACCGATCGAATTATAGAATTTTGCACCATCCAAGAAGAGATGTATCGCATTTCAAAAGATCAAAGAGAAGAAATCAACGCATACGACTACGCAACGAGAGCCATCCGTTTTCCCGAAAAATACAGCGTGGATATCGTAGAAAAATCCAAAGAATACAGAACTCTCTTTCATCAAGCCGCAAAGACGATGAAAGAAAAATACGAACTCATCGAGATCATCATTCAAAAATATTCCACGGCTCCCGTAAGAGTTCTTCCCGGAAATTACGATATCGATCTTCAATACAGCGCTCTTTATGAAAGAGACATTCATAGAAAAACGTTCGAACAAGACGGATATAAATTTGCAGGATACGGAGGAGCCCCCATTCTCACTTCCGGGATTCCTGAAAAGTTAGCCGTAAAATTTCACGAATATTCTCGAAACGGAAAAAGTTATAGCGAGCCGGAAGATTTTTTTAAAGAGGAGCAACCGGACATAGTCGTCATTCACAATCCCCCTTACGGATTTTTAGATAAGATTCCAAATTACGGCAACGTAGGATCGCAGGGCATACGCAGATATTTGGATGATTATTCTCCCGCTCTCGTCGTTTCGGGACACGTTCACGAAGACCAAGGAGTGATCAAAAAAGGAAAAACAGTATTTCTAAATCCTTCCAACTTCGGCGCAGTAGATTCAGTCTTCGGGTTTCAACCCGGAGGATTTTACTCGGAAATATTTTTAGAAAATGGGCTTGTCGAAACCGTAAAATTGAATAGACTGGTGGACCACAAAATTCGCCTTTTAATGGATGTAGACTGTACGGGTCGCATTCCTGTTGTACGGTTTGTAAGTCAGGATTCGGAGGTGTCGGCGGAAGATTTTGTGAGAATCTAA